A genome region from Camelina sativa cultivar DH55 chromosome 10, Cs, whole genome shotgun sequence includes the following:
- the LOC104717314 gene encoding GDSL esterase/lipase At4g28780-like, with the protein MSTFHVTSIFLSAALCLTLILLPQQTNAARAFFVFGDSLVDSGNNNYLVTTARADSPPYGIDYPTGRPTGRFSNGLNLPDIISEQIGSEPTLPILSPELTGEKLLIGANFASAGIGILNDTGVQFLNILRIGRQFELFQEYQERVSEIIGSDKTRQLVNGALVLMTLGGNDFVNNYFFPLSSRRRQSSLEEFSQLLISEYKKILARLYELEARRVMVTGTGPLGCVPAELASSGSVNGECAPEAQQAAAIFNPLLVQMLQGLNREIGSDVFIGANAFDMNADFINNPQRFGFVTSKVACCGQGAYNGRGICTPLSSLCPDRNAYAFWDPFHPTEKATRLIVQQLMTGSVEYMNPMNLSTIMALDSRI; encoded by the exons ATGTCCACCTTTCACGTAACATCGATTTTTTTGTCCGCCGCGTTATGCCTAACGCTTATTCTTTTGCCGCAACAAACAAATGCGGCTAGAGCGTTCTTTGTGTTTGGCGACTCACTCGTGGACAGTGGTAACAACAATTACTTAGTCACCACCGCTCGTGCCGATTCTCCTCCCTACGGAATAGATTATCCGACAGGTCGACCAACCGGTCGTTTTTCCAATGGCTTGAACCTTCCTGACATCATCA GTGAACAAATTGGATCTGAGCCTACATTACCAATTCTTAGCCCTGAGCTCACCGGAGAGAAGCTATTGATCGGAGCTAACTTTGCCTCTGCCGGCATTGGGATACTTAACGACACCGGAGTTCAATTT TTGAACATACTAAGGATCGGTAGGCAATTCGAGCTGTTCCAAGAGTAtcaagagagagtgagtgagatTATTGGTTCAGACAAAACAAGACAGCTTGTAAACGGGGCTCTTGTCCTCATGACTCTCGGAGGCAATGATTTCGTCAACAACTACTTCTTCCCCCTCTCTTCTAGAAGACGCCAATCATCTCTGGAGGAATTTAGCCAGCTTCTCATCTCCGAGTACAAGAAAATCCTTGCG AGGCTGTACGAGTTGGAAGCGAGAAGGGTGATGGTGACAGGAACAGGACCGCTGGGTTGTGTACCAGCTGAGCTTGCCTCATCGGGAAGTGTGAATGGAGAATGTGCACCCGAGGCGCAACAGGCTGCAGCAATCTTCAATCCGCTTTTGGTTCAAATGCTACAGGGACTTAACCGTGAGATTGGTTCTGATGTTTTCATTGGGGCTAATGCCTTTGATATGAATGCGGATTTCATCAACAATCCCCAAAGATTTG GTTTCGTGACGTCTAAGGTAGCGTGTTGCGGGCAAGGAGCATACAACGGTCGAGGCATTTGCACCCCATTATCGAGCCTATGCCCTGACCGAAACGCGTATGCTTTCTGGGACCCTTTCCACCCGACCGAGAAAGCCACCCGACTCATCGTCCAACAACTCATGACTGGTTCGGTTGAGTACATGAACCCCATGAACCTTAGTACTATCATGGCTTTAGATTCAAGAATATAA
- the LOC104717311 gene encoding protein SPEAR3-like has protein sequence MGSSFFGRPKMGGSSSSSPTSSSSSKRGKNKNGSDKPKQPQRGLGVAQLEKIRLHGEYNCNSFNTYPSYHPSFNHQDDVRMQVGHQSIPSSSPSFTYASSSPSSAPYGFHPNMMMNANNDQYERTTIRYGDSQPHVAPSWNPSYGILESQHFVEPNTTRHFLHEDPRNKSLGSGIQDFESSEANELDLELRL, from the exons ATGGGTAGTAGTTTTTTCGGGAGACCAAAAATGGGTGGATCTTCGTCGTCGTcaccaacttcttcttcttcttcaaagagagggaagaacaagaacgGTTCTGACAAGCCTAAGCAGCCACAGAGAGGTCTCGGTGTGGCGCAGTTAGAGAAGATTAGATTACACGGAGAATATAACTGCAACAGCTTCAATACTTACCCTTCTTATCATCCTTCATTCAATCATCAG GATGATGTGAGGATGCAAGTAGGACATCAATCCATaccatcttcatcaccatcCTTTACAtatgcatcatcatcaccatcatcggcTCCTTACGGCTTTCACCCAAACATGATG ATGAATGCAAATAATGATCAATACGAGAGAACAACAATAAGATACGGAGATTCTCAGCCTCACGTAGCACCGAG TTGGAACCCGAGCTACGGGATCTTGGAGAGCCAACATTTTGTGGAACCAAACACAACCAGACACTTCTTACACGAG GATCCAAGAAATAAATCGTTGGGATCGGGTATTCAGGACTTCGAATCGAGTGAAGCAAATGAGCTAGATTTGGAGTTGAGATTGTGA
- the LOC104720081 gene encoding transcription factor bHLH119-like: MVCLRFRGEDDLLELVWKSGQVVQRSHTQRPSSPPPPRPCPPTILRGSGSGGGGGGEENVSLQLPQPEPQPYMHHQNLFIQEDEMASWLYHSYHQDYFCSELLYPGVASTHATHPQSSVSLAPSPSAPYILPPERPIGHNLPVTRVENLMNFSWLRRNIYTSGRVEVGQSIPVQVGSSATTSSSVTLPQTLASLAQPAPSAQYILTENRPTGQVSTNFSRLRGNMFTGGRVEAGPSMEVGSSATPSSSAIESCVLPATEGTGSRVSHTFAVPGLDRNGKAVAIETARTPTSGVCKAETEPIQVQPATEMGIAEDRKRKEREETVAGFQGTEEARVSKSRKRSRAAEMHNLAERKRREKINEKMNALQELIPGSRKSDRASMLEDVIQFVKKLHSQIQMISRGQGTMPPVTNAGNMQQFMPQMGMGMMGMNRPPFIPSPMPPHIADPPYPAPHHPFPNIQTSDPSTVHLPTPQPQFPAYMNPYSQFLGPHQMQQPPPPPSQSQTTSQLSVSQASTSKELEDQDNQPTG; encoded by the exons ATGGTTTGTTTGAGATTTAGGGGTGAAGATGATTTACTGGAGCTCGTATGGAAGAGTGGTCAAGTAGTTCAAAGAAGCCATACACAAAGAccctcttctcctcctcctcctcggccATGTCCTCCTACCATTCTCCGTGGCAGTGGaagcggtggtggtggtggtggagaagaaAATGTTTCTCTTCAGCTTCCGCAGCCTGAACCTCAGCCTTACATGCATCATCAGAATCTCTTCATTCAAGAAGATGAAATGGCGTCTTGGCTTTACCATTCTTACCACCAAGATTATTTCTGCTCCGAACTTTTATACCCTGGCGTCGCCTCCACTCACGCTACTCATCCACAAAGCTCTGTCTCGTTGGCACCATCACCCAGTGCTCCGTACATTCTGCCGCCGGAGAGACCCATCGGTCATAATTTGCCCGTGACAAGGGTGGAGAATCTTATGAACTTCTCGTGGCTAAGAAGGAACATATATACCAGCGGTAGAGTGGAAGTTGGACAATCGATCCCGGTGCAGGTTGGTTCGAGCGCAACCACGTCATCCTCGGTTACTCTCCCGCAAACTTTGGCCTCTCTGGCACAACCAGCACCTAGTGCTCAGTACATTCTGACGGAAAATAGACCCACCGGTCAAGTTTCTACGAACTTCTCAAGGCTAAGAGGGAACATGTTTACCGGCGGTCGAGTTGAAGCTGGACCATCCATGGAGGTGGGCTCGAGCGCGACCCCGTCGTCTTCTGCAATTGAATCATGTGTACTACCAGCGACGGAGGGCACGGGTAGTCGAGTGTCGCATACTTTTGCAGTTCCCGGTCTTGATCGAAACGGAAAGGCTGTGGCGATTGAGACGGCCAGAACACCAACGTCAGGAGTATGCAAGGCCGAAACAGAGCCGATTCAGGTACAACCAGCGACTGAGATGGGAATTGCCGAAGACAGGAAGCGAAAGGAGAGAGAGGAAACCGTTGCCGGATTTCAG GGAACTGAAGAAGCTCGTGTTTCAAAATCTAGGAAGAGGTCACGAGCTGCAGAAATGCATAACCTCGCCGAAAGG aaACGGAGAGAAAAGATCAACGAGAAGATGAACGCTCTGCAAGAACTCATTCCTGGCTCCAGAAAG TCTGATAGAGCTTCAATGTTGGAGGATGTTATTCAGTTCGTGAAAAAACTACATAGCCAAATACAG ATGATATCTAGGGGACAAGGTACCATGCCGCCTGTGACGAATGCAGGGAATATGCAACAGTTCATGCCTCAGATGGGCATGGGGATGATGGGTATGAATCGACCTCCATTTATACCTTCACCTATGCCGCCTCATATTGCGGATCCACCATATCCAGCACCGCACCACCCTTTTCCAAACATTCAGACCTCTGACCCATCCACAGTTCATTTACCAACACCGCAGCCGCAGTTTCCGGCATACATGAATCCTTATAGTCAGTTTCTTGGTCCCCACCAGATGCAacaacctcctcctcctccatcgcAG AGTCAAACAACATCACAGCTGAGTGTAAGCCAGGCAAGTACTAGCAAGGAACTTGAGGATCAGGACAACCAACCAACAG GTTGA
- the LOC104717307 gene encoding casein kinase 1-like protein 3: MERIIGGKYKLGRKIGGGSFGEIFLATHVDTFEIVAVKIENSKTKHPQLLYEAKLYRILEGGSGIPRIKWFGVDGTENALVMDLLGPSLEDLFVYCGRKFSPKTVLLLADQMLTRIEYVHSKGYLHRDIKPDNFLMGLGRKANQVYLIDFGLAKRYRDANTNRHIPYRENKNLTGTARYASCNTHLGIEQSRRDDLESLGYVLLYFLRGSLPWQGLKAVDKKQKYDKICEKKISTPIEVLCKGHPVEFASYFHYCHTLTFDQRPDYGFLKRLFRDLFSREGYEFDYIFDWTIIKYQQAQKSRNQSQAVPGSSSARAMPVDTTNHRGGPNISYEAEASERVRSTNAIGPSPQINNNTAIGRNVGFDHPVHKNMNMPSTSLSPAGTSKRNVGPETSNSGYGSGNRTGGWTSSFMSPEK, from the exons ATGGAACGTATCATCGGCGGCAAGTACAAGCTCGGAAGAAAGATCGGCGGTGGTTCTTTCGGCGAGATTTTTCTTG CTACGCACGTCGATACTTTCGAGATCGTTGCTGTTAAGATC gAGAACAGTAAAACAAAGCATCCTCAACTTCTCTATGAAGCTAAGCTTTACAGAATCCTTGAAGGAGGAA GTGGGATCCCGCGCATAAAATGGTTTGGAGTGGATGGAACAGAGAATGCTTTAGTGATGGATTTGTTAGGGCCGAGTCTCGAAGATCTGTTCGTGTATTGTGGGAGGAAGTTCTCACCAAAGACGGTTTTGCTGTTGGCTGATCAAATG CTAACAAGAATAGAATATGTCCACTCCAAAGGATATCTTCATAGAGATATAAAACCAGATAACTTTCTAATGGGACTTGGCCGGAAAGCGAATCAG gtttatcTAATTGACTTTGGACTTGCCAAAAGATATCGTGATGCCAACACCAACCGCCACATCCCTTACAG GGAAAACAAGAACTTAACAGGAACTGCACGATATGCAAGTTGCAATACACATCTTGGAATTG AGCAAAGTCGACGGGATGACCTGGAATCGTTGGGATATGTGCTTTTGTATTTCCTAAGAGGAAG TCTTCCATGGCAGGGTCTTAAGGCTGTTGATAAGAAGCAAAAGTATGATAAAATCTGTGAGAAGAAGATATCAACTCCTATTGAG GTTTTATGCAAAGGTCACCCTGTGGAGTTTGCTTCATATTTTCATTACTGCCACACACTGACATTTGATCAGCGCCCTGATTATGGGTTCTTGAAGCGGCTCTTTCGTGACTTGTTTTCACGAGAAG GATATGAATTCGACTATATATTTGACTGGACTATAATAAAGTATCAACAAGCACAGAAATCTAGAAATCAGTCTCAG GCAGTTCCCGGTTCTAGCAGCGCTCGTGCAATGCCAGTGGACACCACCAACCATCGGG GAGGACCAAATATTTCTTATGAAGCCGAGGCCTCTGAACGTGTCAGATCGACTAATGCCATTGGTCCAAGCCCGcagataaataataatactgCTATAGGGAGGAATGTGGGTTTTGATCACCCCGTCCACAAGAAT ATGAACATGCCATCCACTTCACTATCTCCTGCCGGTACCTCAAAAAGAAATGTCGGACCTGAAACTTCAAATTCTGGGTATGGAAGTGGGAATAGAACAGGCGGCTGGACTTCCTCTTTCATGTCTCCAGAGAAATGA
- the LOC104717312 gene encoding methyltransferase-like protein 5, with protein MKLKQLEGLLGDLEQFSNPKVELEQYPTGPHIASRMLFTAENSYGDITDKVVADFGCGCGTLSVAAALLDAASVIGFDIDPQSLETATLNAEELEVEIDFVQCDITKLELKGQIVDTVVMNPPFGTRKKGADMEFLSAAMKVASQAVYSLHKTSTREHIKRAALRDFNAKSAQVL; from the exons ATGAAGCTGAAGCAATTAGAAGGCTTGTTGGGTGATCTTGAACAGTTCTCTAATCCTAAA GTGGAATTGGAGCAATACCCAACTGGTCCTCACATTGCTTCTCGTATGCTTTTCACT GCAGAGAATTCATATGGAGACATAACTGATAAGGTCGTTGCGGATTTTGGATGTGGCTGTGGTACTTTAAGTGTTGCTGCTGCTCTTCTAGATGCAGC GTCTGTGATTGGATTCGATATCGATCCTCAATCTCTTGAAACAGCAACACTAAACGCAGAGGAACttgag GTGGAGATAGATTTCGTTCAGTGTGACATTACAAAGTTAGAGTTAAAAG GCCAGATTGTGGATACTGTAGTAATGAACCCTCCATTTGGTACACGAAAGAAAGGAGCTGACATGGAGTTTCTCTCTGCAGCGATGAAG GTCGCCTCACAGGCAGTTTATTCCTTGCATAAGACATCTACCAGAGAA CACATTAAAAGGGCGGCTTTGCGTGATTTCAATGCGAAAAGTGCTCAAGTTCTGTGA
- the LOC109124973 gene encoding putative transcription factor bHLH056, with the protein MTEEHILDDPLVFVLSPRGTQEARGSHSRKRSRAAEMHNLSEKIRREKINEKLKTLQELIPGCSKKDTASTLDSVIEYVKSVQMKEQVMPHMRMNMNRPPPLIPFSGTPFPRPPHMAGVGRPSSCPAPRYPTDPSRVHLRSPQPNPVSNQPQFPTYMNPYSQFVGLHQMQQPPSSLHSQTTSHYFSHASSSKEPDDQGNQSTG; encoded by the exons ATGACAGAAGAACAC ATTCTAGATGATCCTTTAGTCTTTGTCTTGTCGCCGCGT GGAACTCAAGAAGCTCGTGGTTCACATTCTAGGAAGAGGTCACGAGCTGCAGAAATGCATAACCTTTCCGAAAAG ATACGGAGAGAAAAAATTAACGAGAAGCTTAAGACTCTGCAAGAACTCATTCCTGGATGCAGCAAG AAGGATACAGCTTCAACGCTGGATAGTGTTATCGAGTACGTGAAATCGGTCCAGATGAAAGAGCAG GTAATGCCCCACATGAGGATGAATATGAACCGGCCTCCTCCATTGATACCTTTCTCGGGCACACCTTTTCCTAGGCCGCCTCATATGGCGGGTGTAGGTCGTCCATCGTCATGCCCAGCGCCACGCTACCCTACTGATCCATCTAGAGTCCATTTACGAAGTCCTCAGCCTAACCCGGTTTCGAACCAGCCTCAGTTTCCGACTTACATGAATCCCTATAGCCAGTTTGTTGGTCTCCACCAGATGcaacaacctccttcttcattGCAT aGTCAAACAACATCGCATTATTTCAGCCATGCAAGTAGTAGCAAAGAACCTGATGATCAGGGCAACCAATCAACAG GTTGA
- the LOC104720082 gene encoding transcription factor bHLH119-like, with translation MILGFVVLFEIRGEDDIVELLWKSGQVVPSSQQTQRPSSGPLPILRGSGSGEGNAPLPQPPPPLHHHLFNQEDEMASWLHHPNRQDYFYSGVSMTPATLPQRSSASMALPPPSSQYIMTPERPTGQVLAVRRAENFMKYFSSLIGIIFTGGRDEPGPSMQMSSSATPSSFAIGSCVIPATAEGTKSRVSPTFAVPSRRNEKVAIETTFCETIAETKPIQIQPATEIAEDRKQKGREETNAEIQVSHRLIAPLIGSLAHS, from the coding sequence atgattttagggtttgtggTTTTGTTTGAGATTAGGGGTGAAGATGATATAGTGGAGCTCTTATGGAAGAGTGGCCAAGTAGTTCCAAGCAGCCAGCAGACACAGAGACCCTCCTCCGGTCCTCTACCCATTCTCCGCGGCAGCGGAAGCGGAGAAGGAAATGCTCCTCTACCGCAGCCTCCACCTCCCCTGCATCATCATCTCTTCAACCAAGAAGACGAAATGGCTTCTTGGCTTCACCATCCTAATCGCCAAGATTATTTCTATTCCGGCGTCTCCATGACACCGGCTACTCTCCCCCAAAGAAGTTCGGCCTCCATGGCACTACCACCACCTAGTTCTCAGTACATTATGACGCCGGAGAGACCCACCGGTCAAGTTTTGGCCGTGAGAAGGGCGGAGAATTTTATGAAGTACTTCTCGAGTTTAATAGGGATCATATTTACCGGCGGTAGAGATGAACCTGGACCGTCCATGCAGATGAGCTCGAGTGCGACCCCGTCGTCTTTTGCAATTGGATCATGTGTAATACCAGCGACGGCTGAGGGCACCAAGAGTCGAGTGTCGCCCACTTTTGCAGTTCCTAGTCGTCGGAACGAAAAGGTGGCTATTGAGACAACGTTCTGTGAGACGATCGCCGAAACAAAACCGATTCAGATACAACCAGCTACAGAAATTGCCGAAGACAGGAAGCAAAAGGGAAGAGAAGAAACCAATGCCGAAATCCAGGTGAGTCATAGGCTCATAGCTCCATTAATAGGCTCACTTGCGCACTCATGA
- the LOC104720080 gene encoding probable xyloglucan endotransglucosylase/hydrolase protein 26, protein MAGLGAKTLMFVLVATLATFVKADFKKNMIVTWGKDHIGMTGDNLRLVLDKSAGSAIRSKVAHMFGSVEMLIKLVPGNSAGTVAAYYLSSTGSAHDEIDFEFLGNATGQPYTIHTNIFAQGKGXPALTQNNMLHDCNSDFNSV, encoded by the exons ATGGCCGGTCTCGGAGCGAAGACGTTAATGTTCGTTCTGGTGGCCACGTTAGCGACATTTGTGAAGGCAGACTTCAAGAAGAATATGATCGTTACATGGGGTAAAGATCATATTGGTATGACTGGTGACAACCTTCGCCTTGTCCTAGACAAATCTGCAG GATCTGCTATTCGATCAAAGGTGGCTCATATGTTTGGAAGCGTAGAAATGCTTATCAAACTTGTGCCAGGGAATTCTGCTGGAACCGTTGCAGCTTATTAc ttatcatCTACGGGAAGTGCACACGATGAGATAGACTTCGAGTTCCTAGGGAATGCGACTGGTCAGCCTTACACAATCCACACCAACATATTTGCTCAAGGGAAAGGAAANCCGGCTTTGACCCAAAACAATATGCTACATGATTGTAATTCTGATTTTAATTCTGTTTGA
- the LOC104717306 gene encoding E3 ubiquitin-protein ligase ATL42-like translates to MYQIFFFFLPLLHSYHYVSAQPPPPFRNGDLVANFEPSLAVVTGVLAIMFALTFVLLVYAKCCHIDLRSGSDDRRRYNRRLRQGIFFNRSTASSDRFSGLDKAAIESLPLFRFSALKGSKQGLECSVCLSKFESVEILRLLPKCRHAFHIGCIDQWLEQHATCPLCRDKVSMEEDSSVFNYGNSFRFLNQSEVGEDSSLELYIEREEEERRQRQELGGSSRFSIGGSFRKILKLGNKEKTLLDQQVNDKDDKKLMHKFNHRIVVSDVVFKNRWSNVSSSDLMFLNSEMVNSISSERFSSMDRVKSKGDEEDQTGILGIKEEMEAKRMLENKLTSMKTMLLSEKGDSSSKSRSVMIEPGRRSVSEITAVPRLSIAVHGDCSGSTAATASALQTGGNETEERRRRLWLPIARRTAQWFANREKRHQTNTTYQHFDV, encoded by the coding sequence ATGtatcaaatcttcttcttctttcttccactCCTCCATAGTTATCACTATGTCTCTGCTCAGCCTCCTCCTCCGTTCAGAAACGGAGACCTCGTCGCCAATTTCGAACCGAGTTTAGCCGTCGTCACCGGCGTTCTTGCCATCATGTTCGCACTCACTTTCGTCCTCCTCGTCTACGCTAAGTGCTGCCACATAGATCTACGGTCAGGTTCCGACGACAGAAGAAGATACAATCGTCGGCTTCGTCAAGGAATATTCTTTAACCGGTCAACGGCCTCATCGGATCGATTCTCCGGTTTAGACAAAGCAGCAATCGAGTCTCTTCCTCTGTTTAGGTTCTCTGCTTTGAAAGGATCAAAACAAGGGCTTGAGTGTTCTGTTTGTTTGTCTAAATTCGAAAGTGTTGAGATTCTTAGATTGTTGCCTAAATGTAGACACGCTTTCCACATCGGTTGTATCGATCAGTGGCTTGAGCAGCACGCGACGTGTCCTCTCTGCAGAGATAAAGTCTCAATGGAAGAagattcctctgttttcaaTTACGGAAACAGTTTCAGGTTCTTGAATCAGTCTGAGGTTGGAGAAGATTCGAGTTTGGAGCTTTAcatcgagagagaagaagaagagagaagacaaagacaagAACTTGGTGGGTCGTCGAGATTTAGCATAGGAGGGAGTTTTCGGAAGATTCTGAAGTTAGGTAATAAAGAGAAAACGTTACTTGATCAACAAGTGAATGATAAAGATGATAAGAAGCTGATGCATAAGTTCAATCATAGGATCGTTGTGTCGGATGTTGTGTTCAAGAATCGTTGGAGCAACGTTAGTTCGTCGGATTTGATGTTTTTGAACTCAGAGATGGTAAATTCGATTTCTAGCGAGAGATTCTCGTCCATGGATCGAGTGAAGAGTAAAGGAGATGAAGAGGATCAGACAGGTATCTTGGGGATCAAGGAAGAGATGGAAGCGAAGAGAATGTTGGAGAACAAGCTCACTTCTATGAAAACTATGTTATTGTCGGAAAAAGGAGACTCTAGTTCGAAATCTAGAAGCGTTATGATCGAACCAGGAAGAAGATCAGTGTCTGAGATCACTGCCGTTCCTAGACTAAGTATTGCGGTTCACGGAGATTGCAGCGGTTCAACCGCAGCCACTGCGTCTGCGTTACAAACCGGAGGGAATGAGACGGAGGAGAGAAGACGGCGTTTGTGGCTACCGATCGCTAGAAGAACAGCTCAATGGTTTGCTAACAGAGAAAAAAGACATCAAACTAACACAACATACCAACACTTTGATGTATAG
- the LOC104717313 gene encoding zinc finger HIT domain-containing protein 3 isoform X2, giving the protein MCPRAAQTCEICKKVVSRYKCPSCILPYCSLACFKIHKETPCAKPSSTEDNPASPPKEEVPVERPVHVGEATTDIVEKTQHKASAASPAKEIPVARPLHVEEEKFVLEKAQLEAIASSSEIREALKDESLQKLIYNIDSSSNPLQELDEAMRVEAFREFTDKILSNISKSK; this is encoded by the exons ATGTGTCCTCGAGCAGCTCAAACATGCGAAATCTGCAAGAAAGTTGTATCCAGATACAAGTGTCCTTCTTGTATTCTTCCTTA CTGTTCATTGGCTTGTTTCAAGATACATAAAG AGACTCCATGTGCTAAGCCTTCTTCAACAGAGGATAATCCAG CTTCTCCACCAAAGGAGGAAGTCCCGGTTGAAAGACCGGTACATGTTGGGGAAGCTACTACTGATATTGTTGAAAAGACACAGCATAAGGCTAGTG ctGCATCTCCTGCCAAGGAGATTCCGGTAGCAAGACCGTTACATGTAGAGGAAGAAAAGTTTGTTTTAGAGAAGGCACAGCTTGAGGCTATTG CTTCTTCTAGTGAAATCCGAGAAGCTCTAAAGGATGAATCCCTTCAGAAACTCATCTACAATATTGATAGTTCTTCCAACCCGTTACAG GAACTCGATGAAGCGATGAGGGTAGAAGCATTCCGCGAATTCACAGACAAG atTCTATCAAACATTTCCAAGAGTAAATGA
- the LOC104717310 gene encoding probable xyloglucan endotransglucosylase/hydrolase protein 26, translated as MAGLGAKTLMFVLVATLATFVKADFKKNMIVTWGKDHIGMTGDNLRLVLDKSAGSAIRSKVAHMFGSVEMLIKLVPGNSAGTVAAYYLSSTGSAHDEIDFEFLGNATGQPYTIHTNIFAQGKGNREQQFRPWFNPTTGFHNYTIHWNPSEVVWFVDGTPIRVFRNYEKEGIAYPNKQGMKVFASLWNADDWATQGGRVKTNWTLAPFVAEGRRYKARACLWQGPVSIKQCADTTVQSNWWTSPSFSQLTPSQLTRMQTIRDGFMIYDYCKDTNRFKGVMPPECSKRQF; from the exons ATGGCCGGTCTCGGAGCGAAGACGTTAATGTTCGTTCTGGTGGCCACGTTAGCGACATTTGTGAAGGCAGACTTCAAGAAGAATATGATCGTTACATGGGGTAAAGATCATATTGGTATGACTGGTGACAACCTTCGCCTTGTCCTAGACAAATCTGCAG GATCTGCTATTCGATCAAAGGTGGCTCATATGTTTGGAAGCGTAGAAATGCTTATCAAACTTGTGCCAGGGAATTCTGCTGGAACCGTTGCAGCTTATTAc ttatcatCTACGGGAAGTGCACACGATGAGATAGACTTCGAGTTCCTAGGGAATGCGACTGGTCAGCCTTACACAATCCACACCAACATATTTGCTCAAGGGAAAGGAAACCGCGAGCAACAATTCCGGCCATGGTTCAATCCAACCACTGGTTTCCACAACTATACCATCCATTGGAACCCATCCGAAGTTGT GTGGTTCGTGGATGGAACTCCTATCAGAGTATTTAGGAACTACGAGAAAGAAGGAATCGCATACCCAAACAAGCAAGGAATGAAAGTGTTTGCGAGTCTATGGAACGCAGACGATTGGGCAACACAAGGAGGACGAGTGAAGACTAACTGGACACTAGCACCATTCGTGGCCGAGGGTCGTAGGTACAAGGCAAGAGCATGCTTGTGGCAGGGACCGGTCAGCATCAAGCAATGCGCAGACACAACTGTACAGTCTAACTGGTGGACATCACCATCGTTTAGCCAACTAACTCCATCGCAGCTGACGAGGATGCAAACGATAAGAGATGGGTTCATGATCTATGATTATTGCAAAGACACTAACAGGTTTAAAGGTGTTATGCCTCCGGAATGCTCCAAAAGGCAGttctaa
- the LOC104717313 gene encoding zinc finger HIT domain-containing protein 3 isoform X1, producing the protein MCPRAAQTCEICKKVVSRYKCPSCILPYCSLACFKIHKETPCAKPSSTEDNPAASPPKEEVPVERPVHVGEATTDIVEKTQHKASAASPAKEIPVARPLHVEEEKFVLEKAQLEAIASSSEIREALKDESLQKLIYNIDSSSNPLQELDEAMRVEAFREFTDKILSNISKSK; encoded by the exons ATGTGTCCTCGAGCAGCTCAAACATGCGAAATCTGCAAGAAAGTTGTATCCAGATACAAGTGTCCTTCTTGTATTCTTCCTTA CTGTTCATTGGCTTGTTTCAAGATACATAAAG AGACTCCATGTGCTAAGCCTTCTTCAACAGAGGATAATCCAG CAGCTTCTCCACCAAAGGAGGAAGTCCCGGTTGAAAGACCGGTACATGTTGGGGAAGCTACTACTGATATTGTTGAAAAGACACAGCATAAGGCTAGTG ctGCATCTCCTGCCAAGGAGATTCCGGTAGCAAGACCGTTACATGTAGAGGAAGAAAAGTTTGTTTTAGAGAAGGCACAGCTTGAGGCTATTG CTTCTTCTAGTGAAATCCGAGAAGCTCTAAAGGATGAATCCCTTCAGAAACTCATCTACAATATTGATAGTTCTTCCAACCCGTTACAG GAACTCGATGAAGCGATGAGGGTAGAAGCATTCCGCGAATTCACAGACAAG atTCTATCAAACATTTCCAAGAGTAAATGA